The Choloepus didactylus isolate mChoDid1 chromosome 13, mChoDid1.pri, whole genome shotgun sequence genome contains a region encoding:
- the FAM174A gene encoding membrane protein FAM174A isoform X1 encodes MKTAHSCCCLSRLLAPALLLLLPALSGPLAVLLQAAEAAPGPGPPGPGLRTLPPPPLPPGPTAARLPGRTPAAVAGPRSAESSNGSSSRAELAADDHGGKTGESSVGGGLAVSPNPGDKPMTQRALTVLMVVSGAVLVYFVVRTVRFIICVTLDFLHILQTNDTLQSLNVEASMRIWLFSVRPVCWFECFMSPKHHYL; translated from the exons ATGAAGACTGCTCATTCCTGCTGCTGCCTCAGCCGCCTCCTGGCCCCcgccctcctgctgctgctgccagcGCTGAGTGGGCCCCTGGCAGTGTTGCTGCAAGCGGCTGAGGCCGCGCCgggccctgggccaccgggccccGGCCTACGGaccctgccgccgccgccgctgccgccgggTCCCACCGCAGCCCGTCTACCAGGCCGCACTCCGGCTGCGGTCGCGGGGCCGCGGAGTGCAGAAAGCAGTAATGGCAGCAGCTCCAGGGCGGAGCTTGCGGCTGACGATCATGGAGGGAAGACCGGGGAAAGCTCAGTGGGCGGCGGCCTCGCTGTGAGTCCAAACCCTGGTGATAAACCCATGACCCAGCGGGCCTTGACGGTGTTGATGGTGGTCAGCGGCGCTGTGTTGGTGTACTTCGTCGTCAGGACAGTCAG GTTCATAATCTGTGTGAcgctggattttcttcatatccttcaaaCAAATGACACATTGCAAAGTTTGAATGTGGAAGCAAGTATGAGAATCTGGCTGTTTTCTGTTaggccagtgtgctggtttgaatgttttatgtcccccaaacaccattatctttaa